Proteins from a single region of Vulgatibacter sp.:
- a CDS encoding TolC family protein, whose product MLAVPFGASAEEGERLELSLAQALDFALHNNLELAGERLLPELAETAVGGAEAVFDPTLSSRIGYTRDRQPPQLVARPDDIEALSYEAVVRQQLPWGTSYEVGYGYDRIDLAADQAPSPTHGARLHLGVRQPLLQGAWGIEGRTAVTRAERTVGIADAELRRKRDAVLASTVEAYWRLARALEAARVASESLRVAEELRGEAQIQVTAGTLEPVEVTQASAGVALREEAVIRAQAEIGDAQDALLRLVLGDEATKLDRQVVPTERMEPEVRAVELQPLLQKAQANRPELEALRLALHNEEDRLKLARNQLLPALDAVGSVGVGGLAGRWADGHRELGSQFDSQYRWSAGLQLTMPLGNRLARSGRDAAELSVRRTRLALRDAELGVASEVRSAVRAVNTSAKRVLATREAVRLAGEQLRAEKRLLEVGHSTSFRLLRLETDLAAARNARIAAVTDHLTQRFQLERVVGRLEARSARGTDVDL is encoded by the coding sequence ATGCTGGCGGTCCCCTTCGGCGCTTCCGCGGAGGAGGGCGAGCGGCTCGAGCTCTCCCTCGCACAGGCGCTGGATTTCGCGCTCCACAACAACCTCGAGCTCGCGGGTGAGCGGCTCCTGCCCGAGCTCGCGGAGACAGCCGTGGGCGGTGCCGAGGCGGTGTTCGATCCCACGCTCTCCTCGCGGATCGGCTATACGCGGGACCGACAGCCCCCCCAGCTCGTTGCTCGCCCTGACGATATCGAGGCGCTCTCCTACGAAGCGGTGGTGCGGCAGCAGCTGCCCTGGGGCACGAGCTACGAGGTCGGCTACGGCTACGACCGGATCGATCTCGCGGCAGACCAGGCCCCGAGCCCCACCCACGGAGCGCGGCTCCACCTCGGCGTGCGCCAGCCGCTACTCCAGGGCGCGTGGGGGATCGAAGGGCGCACCGCCGTCACCCGGGCCGAGCGAACGGTGGGCATCGCCGACGCGGAGCTGCGGCGCAAGCGCGACGCGGTCCTCGCCAGCACCGTCGAGGCCTACTGGCGCCTCGCCCGTGCCCTCGAGGCGGCCAGGGTGGCCTCCGAGTCGCTGCGGGTGGCGGAGGAGCTTCGCGGCGAGGCGCAGATCCAGGTCACGGCTGGGACCCTCGAGCCCGTGGAGGTGACGCAGGCGAGCGCCGGCGTCGCGCTTCGCGAGGAAGCGGTGATTCGGGCGCAGGCCGAGATCGGCGACGCGCAGGATGCTCTGCTGCGCCTCGTCCTGGGCGACGAGGCGACGAAGCTCGACCGCCAGGTGGTACCGACCGAGCGCATGGAGCCCGAAGTACGGGCCGTGGAGCTGCAGCCGCTGCTGCAGAAGGCCCAGGCCAACCGTCCCGAGCTGGAGGCCCTCCGCCTCGCCCTCCACAACGAGGAGGACCGCCTCAAGCTCGCACGGAACCAGCTCCTCCCGGCGCTCGACGCGGTGGGCTCCGTCGGCGTGGGCGGCCTCGCCGGGCGGTGGGCGGACGGACACCGCGAGCTCGGCTCGCAGTTCGACTCGCAGTACCGCTGGTCCGCGGGGCTGCAGCTCACGATGCCCCTCGGCAACCGTCTGGCCAGGTCGGGTCGGGACGCGGCGGAACTCTCCGTTCGCCGTACCAGGCTCGCCCTCCGTGATGCGGAGCTGGGGGTCGCCAGCGAGGTGCGCAGTGCCGTCCGAGCGGTGAACACCAGCGCCAAGCGGGTCCTCGCCACGCGTGAGGCGGTTCGTCTCGCCGGCGAGCAGCTTCGGGCCGAGAAGCGCCTGCTCGAGGTGGGGCACTCGACCTCCTTCCGGCTCCTGCGCCTGGAGACCGATCTCGCCGCCGCGCGCAACGCACGGATCGCGGCGGTGACCGACCACCTCACCCAGCGTTTCCAGCTCGAACGCGTCGTCGGCAGGCTCGAGGCGCGCTCCGCGAGGGGCACCGACGTGGATCTCTGA
- a CDS encoding class I SAM-dependent methyltransferase has product MSDPNSLDWATTRGEKWSAQLAGMEATLAPVDAPLLAALRLEVPCSIADVACGGGGTTLEILRRAPAGSIVHGYDISPALIGRARERVPAGVQHVGFEVADLATAVPKKPYQRLVSRFGVMFFHDPPAAFANLTRWLQPGGRFAFAVWGPPSDNPWMTTVREVVARAVEVPKPDPDAPGPFRYADVDRLLALLEGAGFAGAEWADWRGLLPIGGGIRSAAAADFALTAFSSFGELLAAAGDGALDEARRELTNSFSRYESDGAVRLDARVHLVSGTRR; this is encoded by the coding sequence ATGAGCGACCCCAACTCCCTGGACTGGGCAACGACGCGCGGCGAGAAGTGGTCCGCGCAGCTCGCGGGCATGGAAGCGACGCTCGCGCCGGTGGACGCGCCGCTGCTCGCAGCGCTGCGGCTCGAGGTGCCTTGCTCGATCGCGGACGTCGCCTGTGGCGGCGGCGGGACGACCCTCGAGATTCTGCGGCGGGCACCGGCGGGAAGCATCGTGCACGGCTACGACATTTCGCCGGCGCTGATCGGCCGGGCGCGCGAGCGGGTGCCCGCCGGCGTGCAGCACGTCGGTTTCGAGGTCGCGGACCTCGCGACCGCTGTGCCGAAGAAGCCGTACCAACGGCTCGTCTCGCGTTTCGGCGTCATGTTCTTCCACGATCCGCCTGCCGCATTCGCGAACCTCACCCGCTGGCTCCAGCCGGGCGGTCGTTTCGCATTCGCGGTGTGGGGGCCGCCCTCGGACAATCCCTGGATGACGACGGTACGCGAGGTGGTCGCGCGGGCGGTCGAGGTACCGAAGCCGGACCCGGATGCGCCGGGTCCGTTTCGCTACGCGGACGTCGACCGGTTGCTCGCGTTGCTCGAGGGGGCCGGCTTCGCCGGCGCCGAATGGGCCGACTGGCGTGGCCTCCTCCCGATTGGTGGCGGGATTCGATCAGCTGCCGCAGCCGACTTCGCGCTCACGGCCTTCTCGTCCTTCGGCGAGCTGCTGGCCGCAGCGGGAGACGGCGCGCTCGACGAGGCGCGCCGTGAATTGACGAATTCGTTCTCCCGGTACGAGAGCGACGGCGCCGTTCGCCTCGATGCTCGCGTTCACCTGGTGAGCGGCACGCGCCGGTGA
- a CDS encoding sensor histidine kinase has product MDGSDIADPTVAAGVSSAAMRDLFRLVWSEPRDPGPPAPSFRDWLLVAGLALVAIVEVSARPELPHKALALALVISLLPTLVWRRSLPLAMFAVGFGTTAVVSAVRLLTDFDVPELHTLAFLLLLVYALFRWGAGREMVLALPILLGSASLGLLSQGATASDMLGALAVLLAATTLGAAVRYRARVRTQELEQVKMRERERLARELHDTVAHHVSAIAIRAQAGLATAPRDPAAAVDALRVIGTEASRSLAEMRAIVRLLRGDESAELAPSPRVADLDRLADQSAGVPAVVVEIAGDLDDLPPSVSAALFRIAQESVTNARRHARGATRIRVGVTADHDSVHLRVCDDGEPPHARGWGRGYGLTGMIERAELLGGRCSAGPDAERGWTVSAVLPRKGAVA; this is encoded by the coding sequence ATGGACGGCAGCGATATTGCTGATCCGACAGTCGCTGCGGGCGTATCTTCCGCCGCGATGCGCGACCTCTTTCGCCTGGTGTGGTCCGAACCGAGAGACCCTGGCCCCCCCGCTCCGAGCTTCCGTGACTGGCTTCTCGTGGCGGGCCTCGCCCTGGTGGCGATCGTGGAGGTGAGCGCGAGGCCCGAGCTGCCACACAAGGCCCTGGCCCTCGCTCTGGTGATCTCCCTGCTCCCCACGCTGGTGTGGAGGCGATCGCTTCCGCTGGCGATGTTCGCGGTGGGCTTCGGCACGACGGCGGTCGTATCGGCCGTCCGCCTGCTGACCGACTTCGACGTTCCCGAGCTGCACACGCTGGCCTTCCTGCTGCTGCTCGTCTACGCGCTGTTTCGATGGGGCGCAGGGCGCGAGATGGTGCTCGCGCTGCCGATCCTGCTGGGGTCGGCGTCGCTCGGTCTGCTCTCGCAGGGGGCGACAGCGAGCGACATGCTCGGTGCGCTCGCCGTGCTGCTGGCCGCCACGACGCTCGGTGCCGCGGTCCGATACCGCGCACGCGTGCGCACGCAGGAGCTGGAACAGGTGAAGATGCGGGAGCGCGAGCGCCTTGCACGCGAGCTACACGACACCGTTGCCCATCACGTGTCCGCCATCGCGATTCGGGCGCAGGCAGGCCTGGCGACGGCGCCTCGGGACCCCGCGGCGGCAGTCGACGCACTCCGGGTGATCGGGACCGAGGCCTCGCGCAGCCTCGCCGAGATGCGGGCGATCGTCCGGTTGCTGCGGGGGGACGAATCCGCGGAGCTCGCACCCAGTCCGCGCGTCGCGGATCTCGATCGGCTCGCCGACCAATCCGCGGGCGTCCCTGCCGTCGTCGTCGAGATCGCAGGCGACCTCGACGACCTGCCGCCCTCGGTCTCGGCCGCGCTCTTCCGTATCGCGCAGGAGTCGGTCACCAACGCCCGCCGGCACGCACGTGGCGCGACTCGCATCCGGGTCGGCGTCACCGCCGACCACGACTCGGTCCATCTGCGCGTCTGCGACGACGGCGAGCCCCCGCACGCTCGCGGCTGGGGACGGGGCTACGGGCTCACCGGCATGATCGAGCGGGCGGAGCTGCTCGGCGGCAGGTGCAGCGCAGGCCCGGACGCAGAGCGTGGCTGGACGGTCAGCGCAGTATTGCCTCGAAAAGGAGCCGTCGCATGA
- a CDS encoding response regulator, protein MSIRVIVADDQEIVRTGLRMILEAQPDIEVVGVAADGLQAVELARDLRPDVCLFDVRMPGIDGIEATRRLAGFAPSIGVVVITTFDHDDYVYAALKAGARGFLLKDAGPELLAQAIRSAATGDALIAPRVTARLLSAFAASRPDAPRAQPKEPLTAREEEVLLRVAGGLTNTEIADMLHISLSTAKSHVASLMTKIGARNRVEIAIWAWETGRVRG, encoded by the coding sequence ATGAGCATCCGCGTGATCGTCGCCGACGACCAGGAGATCGTGCGCACCGGGCTGCGGATGATCCTCGAGGCCCAACCCGACATCGAGGTCGTGGGCGTCGCCGCCGACGGTTTGCAGGCGGTCGAGCTCGCACGCGATCTTCGCCCGGACGTGTGTCTTTTCGACGTGCGCATGCCCGGTATCGATGGGATCGAGGCCACCCGCCGACTGGCCGGATTCGCCCCTTCGATCGGCGTCGTCGTAATCACAACCTTCGATCACGACGACTACGTCTACGCAGCGCTCAAGGCCGGCGCCCGCGGCTTCCTGCTCAAGGATGCGGGCCCTGAGCTGCTGGCCCAGGCCATCCGGTCTGCCGCCACCGGCGATGCCCTGATCGCGCCCCGCGTGACCGCACGGCTTCTCTCCGCATTCGCCGCGTCCCGGCCGGACGCACCGCGGGCGCAGCCTAAGGAGCCTCTCACCGCTCGGGAGGAGGAAGTCCTCCTCCGCGTGGCCGGCGGGCTGACCAACACCGAGATCGCGGACATGCTGCACATCAGCCTCAGCACCGCGAAGAGCCACGTCGCCAGCCTCATGACGAAGATCGGCGCGCGAAATCGGGTCGAGATCGCCATCTGGGCCTGGGAAACCGGCCGCGTTCGAGGCTGA
- a CDS encoding DUF2306 domain-containing protein, whose translation MKNMTQTRKIGRATMFLLALSVVPVVAGAVRLAGLAEVTAENARFVADPVPVFLHILSASVWSVLGAFQFSPRLRRGKPGLHRGAGRVLVPLGLVAALSGLWMTWFYPTVGHDGPLVFFLRLVVGSAMALSIALGVAAIRRRDVTAHGAWMLRGYALGLGAGTHVLTHIPYFVFEEIQGELSRALCLGAGWAINAAVAEWIIRRRPVTARALPLTAQSS comes from the coding sequence ATGAAGAACATGACGCAGACAAGGAAAATCGGGCGCGCGACCATGTTTCTGCTCGCGCTCAGCGTGGTCCCCGTGGTCGCCGGCGCGGTGCGTCTGGCAGGCCTTGCCGAGGTCACCGCCGAAAACGCACGGTTCGTTGCAGACCCCGTCCCGGTGTTTCTGCACATCCTGAGTGCCAGCGTCTGGAGCGTGCTGGGTGCGTTCCAGTTCTCCCCTCGCCTCCGCCGTGGCAAGCCCGGCCTCCACCGCGGCGCGGGGCGCGTTCTGGTTCCTCTCGGACTCGTCGCCGCGCTCTCCGGACTGTGGATGACCTGGTTCTACCCGACGGTCGGACACGACGGGCCGCTGGTCTTCTTCCTTCGGCTGGTCGTGGGCTCGGCGATGGCGCTGTCCATCGCCCTCGGTGTAGCCGCCATCCGCCGCAGGGACGTGACCGCGCATGGCGCCTGGATGCTGCGCGGCTATGCGCTGGGTCTCGGCGCCGGCACGCATGTGCTGACGCACATCCCGTACTTCGTCTTCGAAGAGATCCAGGGCGAGCTGTCCCGCGCGCTGTGCCTGGGCGCAGGCTGGGCGATCAACGCCGCCGTCGCGGAGTGGATCATCCGCAGGCGGCCGGTGACGGCGCGCGCCCTCCCTCTCACTGCCCAGAGCAGCTGA